A genomic segment from Pseudomonas sessilinigenes encodes:
- a CDS encoding extracellular solute-binding protein: protein MRPLLLLFISLALSFPASATITESHGYAQFGTLKYPSRFTHFDWVNPAAPKGGTLRVMAFGTFDTLNPYTFKGTSPVATPNFLQYGVNELNEPLMVGTGLYAPSGDEPTSSYGLIARSVEYSEDRSWVVFNLRPEARFHDGMPITARDVAFSYRLLLKEGHPQYRTNLQEVQRVDILGPQRIRFVFKRAGNPLLILRLGEMPVLPQHYWKDRDFKATTFTPPLGSGPYRITQVQPGRQLVFERVKDYWGKDLAVNRGFANFDRVEVEFYRDSDVAFEAFKAGEFDIYIEHQAKNWASGYDFPAVRRGEVIKAQVAHQIPTQTQGLFMNTRRATFADVRVREALGMMFDFQWTNRTLFSGAYQRALSYYPNSEFSATGIPQGREWLLLSPYREQLPASLFTQPFSLPSTDGRGIPRQTLRRALGLLGEAGWKLNGQRLQNSAGQPLRFELMLVNPNLERILQPYVENLASIGIDARLRTVDRAQYKQRLDQFDYDMILMTLNQTLSPGLEQWQYFHSSQVAVKGSKNYAGINNPIVDHLLEQLLAAQSRDDQLAAGRALDRVLLWQHYMIPNWYLNYHRLAYRNRFAFVTTPPYTLGLSAWWLKPMEKAQ, encoded by the coding sequence ATGCGTCCCCTGCTTCTGCTCTTCATCAGCCTGGCCTTGAGCTTTCCCGCAAGCGCGACGATCACTGAAAGTCATGGTTATGCGCAATTCGGCACGCTCAAGTATCCGTCCAGGTTCACCCACTTCGACTGGGTCAATCCCGCTGCGCCCAAAGGCGGCACCCTGCGGGTCATGGCCTTTGGCACTTTCGACACCCTCAATCCCTACACCTTCAAGGGCACCAGCCCTGTAGCCACGCCGAACTTCCTGCAGTACGGAGTCAACGAGCTCAACGAGCCCCTGATGGTGGGCACGGGCCTCTATGCTCCCTCCGGCGACGAGCCCACCTCCAGCTACGGCCTGATCGCCCGCTCGGTGGAGTACAGCGAAGACCGCAGCTGGGTGGTGTTCAACCTGCGGCCCGAGGCCCGCTTCCACGACGGCATGCCGATCACCGCCCGGGACGTGGCGTTCTCCTACCGCCTGCTGCTCAAGGAAGGCCATCCGCAATACCGCACCAACCTGCAGGAAGTGCAGCGGGTCGACATCCTCGGCCCACAGCGCATCCGCTTCGTGTTCAAGCGCGCCGGCAACCCGCTGCTGATCCTACGCCTGGGGGAAATGCCGGTACTGCCCCAGCATTACTGGAAGGACCGCGACTTCAAGGCCACCACCTTCACCCCGCCCCTGGGCAGCGGCCCCTATCGCATCACCCAGGTGCAGCCCGGGCGGCAGCTGGTGTTCGAGCGGGTCAAGGATTACTGGGGCAAGGACCTTGCGGTCAACCGCGGGTTCGCCAACTTCGATCGGGTCGAGGTGGAGTTCTACCGCGACAGCGACGTGGCGTTCGAGGCCTTCAAGGCCGGTGAATTCGATATCTACATCGAACACCAGGCCAAGAACTGGGCCAGTGGCTACGACTTCCCGGCGGTACGCCGTGGCGAGGTGATCAAGGCCCAGGTAGCGCACCAGATCCCCACCCAGACCCAGGGCCTGTTCATGAACACCCGGCGCGCGACCTTCGCCGATGTGCGGGTACGTGAAGCCCTGGGCATGATGTTCGACTTCCAGTGGACCAACCGCACGCTGTTCAGCGGCGCCTACCAGCGCGCCCTGAGCTACTACCCCAACAGCGAGTTCTCCGCCACGGGCATCCCCCAGGGCCGCGAATGGCTGCTGCTTTCACCCTATCGAGAGCAGTTGCCAGCCAGCCTCTTCACCCAGCCCTTCAGCTTGCCGAGCACCGACGGCCGCGGCATCCCGCGCCAGACCCTGCGCCGGGCCCTGGGGCTGCTGGGCGAGGCGGGCTGGAAGCTCAACGGCCAGCGCCTGCAGAACAGTGCCGGGCAACCGCTGCGGTTCGAGCTGATGCTGGTCAATCCCAACCTGGAACGCATCCTCCAGCCCTACGTGGAGAACCTGGCCAGCATCGGCATCGACGCGCGCCTGCGCACCGTCGATCGCGCGCAATACAAGCAGCGCCTGGACCAGTTCGACTACGACATGATCCTCATGACCCTCAACCAGACCCTGAGCCCGGGCCTGGAGCAATGGCAGTACTTCCACTCAAGCCAGGTCGCGGTCAAGGGCAGCAAGAACTATGCAGGCATCAACAACCCCATCGTCGACCACCTGCTGGAGCAGCTCCTGGCGGCCCAGAGCCGTGACGACCAGCTGGCCGCCGGCCGGGCCCTGGATCGGGTGCTACTGTGGCAGCACTACATGATTCCCAACTGGTACCTCAACTATCACCGCCTGGCCTACCGTAACCGGTTCGCCTTCGTCACCACGCCGCCCTATACCCTGGGGCTGAGTGCCTGGTGGCTGAAGCCTATGGAGAAAGCGCAATGA
- a CDS encoding class I SAM-dependent methyltransferase, which produces MTDKAFAQADPDWLALIGAARDWLSGPLGQFLLDEERRMLEEELGRFFGGYLVHYGPSAQPPPTAPQVQRNVRLGAPLPGVEIVCEEQAWPLSEHAADVVVLQHGLDFSLSPHGLLREAASSVRPGGHLLIIGINPWSTWGLRRAFAHDGLRRARCIAPSRVGDWLNLLGFALEKRRFGCYRPPLASPAWQARLAGWERRAGRWQLSGGGFYLLVARKIAVGLRPVRQVRREPMGKLVPMPLAKVNRRNVEP; this is translated from the coding sequence ATGACCGATAAAGCCTTCGCTCAGGCAGATCCTGACTGGCTGGCCCTGATCGGTGCCGCCCGGGACTGGCTGTCCGGGCCCCTTGGGCAATTCCTGCTGGACGAAGAGCGGCGCATGCTCGAGGAGGAACTGGGGCGCTTTTTCGGCGGCTACCTGGTGCACTACGGGCCGTCGGCCCAGCCTCCGCCGACGGCGCCCCAAGTCCAGCGCAACGTTCGCCTGGGGGCTCCGTTGCCCGGGGTCGAGATCGTCTGCGAGGAACAGGCCTGGCCCCTGAGCGAGCATGCCGCCGACGTGGTGGTGCTGCAGCATGGCCTGGATTTCTCCCTGTCGCCCCATGGCCTGTTGCGCGAGGCGGCCAGCAGCGTACGTCCGGGTGGCCACCTGCTGATTATTGGCATCAACCCCTGGAGCACCTGGGGCCTGCGCCGGGCGTTCGCCCATGACGGCTTGCGCCGGGCCCGTTGCATCGCGCCTTCGCGGGTTGGCGACTGGCTCAACCTGCTGGGCTTCGCGCTGGAGAAACGCCGCTTCGGGTGCTATCGTCCGCCGCTTGCTTCGCCTGCATGGCAGGCGCGGCTGGCGGGCTGGGAACGCAGGGCAGGGCGTTGGCAACTGTCCGGAGGCGGCTTCTACCTGCTGGTGGCGCGCAAGATCGCGGTGGGCTTGCGCCCCGTGCGCCAAGTGCGCCGCGAGCCGATGGGCAAGCTGGTGCCAATGCCCCTGGCCAAGGTCAATCGTCGCAATGTTGAACCTTGA
- a CDS encoding microcin C ABC transporter permease YejB, with protein sequence MLAYIVRRLLLIIPTLLGILLINFMIIQAAPGGPVEQMIAKLEGFDGATSRIAGGGAEVSVAGSSYRGAQGLDPALIKEIEHMYGFDKSAPERLWIMIKNYATLDFGESFFRDAKVVDLIKEKMPVSISLGLWSTLIMYLVSIPLGIAKATRHGSHFDVWTSSAIIIGYAIPAFLFAILLIVVFAGGSYLNWFPLRGLTSSDFEQLSLGRKVLDYFWHLALPVTALVIGHFATMTLLTKNSFLDEINKQYVITAKAKGLTQRRVLYGHVFRNAMLLVIAGFPSAFIGIFFTGSLLVEVIFSLDGLGLMSFEAAINRDYPVVFGTLFIFTLLGLVVKLIGDLTYTLVDPRIDFDSREH encoded by the coding sequence ATGCTGGCCTATATCGTTCGCCGCCTGCTGCTGATCATCCCGACCCTGCTGGGCATCCTCCTGATCAACTTCATGATCATCCAGGCCGCCCCCGGCGGGCCGGTGGAACAGATGATCGCCAAGCTCGAAGGCTTCGACGGCGCCACCAGCCGCATCGCCGGCGGTGGCGCCGAGGTCTCGGTGGCCGGTTCCAGCTACCGCGGCGCCCAGGGCCTGGACCCGGCGCTGATCAAGGAAATCGAGCACATGTACGGCTTCGACAAGTCGGCGCCGGAACGCCTGTGGATCATGATCAAGAACTACGCCACCCTGGACTTCGGCGAGAGTTTCTTCCGCGATGCCAAGGTGGTGGACCTGATAAAGGAAAAGATGCCGGTCTCGATCTCCCTCGGGTTGTGGAGCACCCTGATCATGTACCTGGTGTCGATCCCCCTGGGGATCGCCAAGGCCACCCGCCACGGCAGCCATTTCGACGTCTGGACCAGCTCGGCGATCATCATCGGCTACGCAATCCCGGCGTTCCTGTTCGCCATCCTGCTGATCGTGGTGTTCGCCGGCGGCAGCTACCTCAACTGGTTCCCCCTGCGCGGCCTGACCTCCAGCGACTTCGAGCAACTGAGCCTGGGGCGCAAGGTCCTCGACTACTTCTGGCACCTGGCGCTGCCGGTCACGGCCCTGGTGATCGGCCACTTCGCCACCATGACCCTGCTGACCAAGAACAGCTTCCTCGACGAGATCAACAAGCAATACGTGATCACCGCCAAGGCCAAGGGCCTGACCCAGCGCCGGGTGCTCTACGGCCATGTGTTCCGCAACGCCATGCTGCTGGTGATCGCCGGCTTCCCGTCGGCCTTCATCGGCATTTTCTTCACCGGGTCCTTGCTGGTGGAAGTGATCTTCTCCCTGGACGGCCTGGGCCTGATGAGCTTCGAGGCCGCGATCAACCGCGACTACCCGGTGGTGTTCGGCACCCTGTTCATCTTCACCCTGCTGGGCCTGGTGGTGAAACTGATCGGTGACCTGACCTACACCCTGGTCGACCCACGCATCGACTTCGACAGCCGGGAGCATTGA
- the gloB gene encoding hydroxyacylglutathione hydrolase, whose translation MIQISALPAFTDNYIWLLQDHRNHCCAVVDPGDASPVLAWLEQHPGWRLSDILITHHHHDHVGGVERLKQHSGATVHGPAREKIPARDNALDDNDQLQILGWDFTVLAVPGHTLGHIAYYHRGLLFCGDTLFAAGCGRLFEGTPEQMHHSLSRLAALPDDTLVYCTHEYTLGNLRFAQAVEPDNPDIAQRLEKVVQMREQGVMTLPSTLALEKLTNPFLRTGETSVKQKADERNGQDNPSQSAVFAALRAWKDKF comes from the coding sequence ATGATACAGATCAGTGCCCTGCCCGCCTTCACCGACAACTACATCTGGTTGTTACAAGATCATCGCAACCACTGCTGCGCCGTCGTCGACCCGGGCGATGCATCGCCCGTACTGGCTTGGCTGGAGCAACACCCCGGGTGGCGCCTGAGCGACATCCTGATCACCCACCATCATCACGATCACGTCGGTGGCGTCGAACGCTTGAAACAGCATAGCGGTGCCACGGTCCACGGCCCCGCACGGGAAAAGATCCCCGCTCGCGACAATGCCCTGGACGACAACGACCAGCTCCAGATCCTGGGCTGGGACTTCACCGTGCTCGCCGTGCCCGGCCATACCCTGGGGCATATCGCCTACTACCATCGCGGCCTGCTGTTCTGTGGCGACACCCTGTTCGCCGCCGGTTGCGGCCGGCTGTTCGAAGGCACCCCCGAACAAATGCACCATTCCCTGAGCCGCCTGGCGGCCCTGCCGGACGACACCCTGGTCTACTGCACCCACGAATACACCCTGGGCAACCTGCGCTTCGCCCAGGCGGTGGAGCCGGATAACCCGGACATCGCCCAGCGCCTGGAGAAGGTGGTGCAAATGCGTGAGCAAGGCGTCATGACCCTGCCATCGACCCTGGCCCTGGAGAAGCTGACCAACCCATTCCTGCGTACGGGTGAAACATCTGTTAAACAAAAAGCAGACGAACGGAACGGCCAGGATAACCCGTCCCAGAGTGCGGTCTTTGCGGCGTTGAGAGCCTGGAAAGATAAATTCTAA
- a CDS encoding extracellular solute-binding protein: MKPSRALRQLCLVFMGGLACWANAAPQHGLTLYDEQPKYPADFQHFDYVNPNAPKGGTFREAASGSFDSLNPFLIKGVPANNLSLIYDTLARESLDEPVAEYGLIAEKIEKAPDNSWVRFYLREQAHFHDGHPIRAEDVAFSFRTLMKDGSPKYRTYYSDVADVIVESPLRVRFQFKHTSNRELPFILGQLPVLPMHWWATRDFSKGNLEVPLGSGPYKILDVKPGRSIRYERVKDYWGADLPINRGFYNFDYMVSDYYRDNSVALEALKAGQLDYWLEISAKNWASAYNIPAVAQGRLIKEQIANGNPTGMQGFIFNLRKPMFQDIRVRQAISLLLDFEWTNKQLFNSAYTRTRSYFENSEMAATGLPGPEELRILEPFRGALPAQVFEQSFQPPVTDASGMIRAQQRQAYQLLQEAGWRIVDDKMVDPQGNPLSIEFLLAQSEFERILLPFKRNLADLGIDLVIRRVDVSQYINRLRSRDFDMLVGSFPQSISPGNEQREYWMSSSADNPGSRNLIGLKDPIIDDLVEGLINADSRASLVAHAKALDRVLQWGYYVIPNWHIKTWRVAYWDHVSHPQVAPKYDIGVSTWWIKPDAKPAVEPAPDHQAAAAEAVQ, encoded by the coding sequence ATGAAACCTTCTCGCGCGCTGCGGCAATTGTGCCTCGTGTTCATGGGTGGCCTTGCCTGCTGGGCAAATGCGGCACCGCAGCATGGCCTGACGCTGTATGACGAACAGCCCAAGTACCCGGCAGACTTCCAGCACTTCGACTATGTCAACCCTAACGCCCCCAAGGGCGGAACCTTCCGAGAAGCCGCCTCGGGCAGTTTCGACAGCCTCAACCCCTTTCTCATCAAGGGTGTACCGGCCAACAACCTCAGCCTGATCTACGACACCCTGGCCCGTGAAAGCCTGGACGAGCCCGTCGCGGAATACGGACTGATCGCCGAAAAGATCGAGAAGGCCCCGGATAACAGTTGGGTGCGCTTCTACCTGCGTGAGCAGGCCCACTTCCACGACGGTCATCCCATTCGCGCCGAGGACGTCGCCTTCAGTTTTCGCACCCTGATGAAAGACGGCTCGCCCAAGTACCGCACCTACTACTCCGACGTGGCGGACGTGATCGTCGAGAGCCCCTTGCGAGTCCGCTTCCAGTTCAAGCACACCAGCAACCGTGAATTACCCTTCATTCTGGGCCAGTTGCCGGTGCTGCCCATGCATTGGTGGGCCACGCGCGATTTCTCAAAAGGCAATCTGGAAGTGCCCCTGGGCAGCGGCCCGTACAAGATTCTCGACGTCAAGCCCGGACGCTCGATCCGTTATGAACGGGTCAAGGACTACTGGGGCGCCGATTTGCCGATCAACCGCGGGTTCTACAATTTCGACTATATGGTTTCCGACTACTACCGGGACAACAGCGTAGCCCTGGAAGCCCTCAAGGCCGGACAGCTTGATTACTGGCTGGAGATCAGCGCAAAGAACTGGGCATCCGCCTACAACATCCCAGCCGTGGCCCAAGGGCGACTGATCAAGGAGCAGATTGCCAACGGCAACCCCACCGGCATGCAGGGTTTCATCTTCAACCTGCGCAAGCCGATGTTCCAGGACATCCGCGTACGCCAGGCCATCAGCCTGTTGCTCGACTTCGAATGGACCAACAAGCAGTTGTTCAACAGTGCCTACACGCGTACGCGCAGTTACTTCGAGAACTCGGAAATGGCCGCCACCGGCCTGCCCGGTCCAGAGGAGCTGCGCATCCTCGAACCCTTTCGCGGCGCACTCCCAGCACAGGTCTTCGAGCAGTCGTTCCAGCCTCCCGTCACCGATGCCAGTGGCATGATCCGCGCGCAACAGCGCCAGGCCTACCAACTGCTGCAAGAGGCCGGCTGGCGCATCGTCGATGACAAGATGGTCGACCCCCAAGGCAACCCTCTGTCCATCGAGTTCCTCTTGGCCCAAAGTGAATTTGAACGCATTCTGCTGCCGTTCAAGCGCAACCTCGCGGACCTGGGCATTGACCTGGTGATTCGCCGGGTCGACGTCTCCCAGTACATCAACCGCCTGCGCTCGCGGGACTTCGACATGCTCGTTGGCAGTTTCCCGCAGTCCATTTCTCCCGGTAATGAACAACGCGAGTACTGGATGTCCTCCAGCGCCGACAACCCTGGCAGTCGCAACCTGATCGGGCTGAAAGACCCGATCATCGACGACCTGGTGGAAGGCCTGATCAACGCCGACTCCCGAGCCAGCCTGGTGGCCCATGCCAAGGCCCTGGACCGGGTCCTGCAATGGGGCTACTACGTGATCCCCAACTGGCACATCAAGACCTGGCGCGTGGCCTACTGGGACCACGTGAGCCATCCACAGGTCGCGCCCAAGTACGACATCGGCGTCAGCACCTGGTGGATCAAGCCCGATGCCAAGCCCGCCGTGGAACCGGCACCAGACCACCAGGCGGCCGCGGCCGAAGCGGTGCAATAA
- a CDS encoding LysM peptidoglycan-binding domain-containing protein: MSSFIRYSISSDALTRLAQAIAVAVSATLAGCQSTGHVPQSDATHTPNLNARIKQKPIWLGKQPSPQVPQDVWERMRQGFQLQEGLGVNPRIEQQRLWFASNPSFLENAGERGSLYIHYIVERLEERNMPLELALLPVIESAYNPLAYSRADAVGLWQFVPATGRSFNLRQTRFYDGRRDITASTTAAMDYLTRLHDMFNGDWLLALAAYNAGEGTVSRAIERNEKLGLPTDYWNLPLPSETQAYVPKLLALSQVVMTPEAYGVNLNPIANEPYFQVVEINQRMDLSKVAAVANIDEDELFQLNPAFKQRMTVDGPQHLLVPTSKAQLLTTSLSTMRPEELISKRSLKSVFASDEGRDSLRKRAYRVKRGDNLASIAKANRVSVQELQRWNKLNGKNLKVGQTLVMQDTRKAVGKKTAVASVEKKKSTQYKVKQGDSLYMVAKRFNVEMQHLKRWNPRAGQALKPGQVLTVYLSH, encoded by the coding sequence ATGTCGTCATTTATTCGTTACTCCATCAGTTCAGACGCATTGACGCGCTTGGCCCAGGCCATCGCGGTAGCTGTGTCAGCGACTCTTGCGGGCTGCCAAAGCACCGGCCATGTCCCGCAGAGCGACGCGACACACACTCCGAATCTCAACGCCCGCATCAAGCAAAAACCCATCTGGCTCGGCAAACAGCCCAGCCCGCAAGTACCCCAGGACGTCTGGGAGCGCATGCGCCAGGGCTTCCAGTTGCAAGAAGGCTTGGGCGTCAACCCGCGTATCGAACAACAACGCCTCTGGTTCGCCAGCAACCCCTCCTTCCTGGAGAACGCCGGCGAGCGCGGCAGCCTTTATATCCACTACATCGTCGAGCGCCTCGAAGAACGCAACATGCCGCTGGAGCTGGCTCTATTGCCAGTGATCGAAAGCGCCTACAACCCACTGGCCTATTCCCGGGCCGATGCCGTGGGTCTGTGGCAATTCGTCCCGGCCACAGGTCGTTCGTTCAACCTGCGCCAGACCCGCTTCTACGATGGTCGGCGCGACATCACCGCCTCGACCACCGCGGCCATGGACTACCTGACCCGCCTGCACGACATGTTCAACGGCGACTGGCTACTGGCCCTGGCGGCCTACAACGCCGGTGAAGGCACCGTGAGCCGGGCCATCGAGCGCAACGAGAAGCTTGGCCTGCCCACCGACTACTGGAACCTGCCACTGCCATCGGAAACCCAGGCCTACGTACCCAAGCTACTGGCCCTGTCCCAGGTGGTCATGACCCCCGAGGCCTATGGCGTCAACCTCAATCCCATCGCCAACGAACCCTACTTCCAGGTGGTGGAGATCAACCAGCGCATGGACCTGTCCAAGGTCGCGGCGGTGGCCAACATCGACGAGGACGAGCTGTTCCAGCTCAACCCGGCGTTCAAGCAGCGCATGACCGTCGATGGCCCGCAGCATCTCCTGGTGCCCACCTCCAAGGCACAGCTGCTGACCACCAGCCTGTCGACCATGCGTCCCGAAGAGCTGATCAGCAAACGCTCGCTCAAGTCGGTCTTCGCCAGCGATGAAGGCCGCGACTCGTTGCGCAAGCGTGCCTACCGGGTCAAGCGCGGCGACAACCTGGCGTCGATCGCCAAGGCCAACCGGGTCAGCGTCCAGGAACTGCAACGCTGGAACAAGCTCAACGGCAAGAATCTCAAGGTCGGCCAGACCCTGGTCATGCAGGACACCCGCAAGGCCGTCGGCAAGAAGACCGCCGTGGCCAGCGTCGAGAAAAAGAAATCGACCCAGTACAAGGTCAAGCAAGGCGACTCGCTGTACATGGTGGCCAAGCGCTTCAACGTCGAGATGCAACACTTGAAGCGCTGGAACCCCCGCGCCGGCCAGGCCCTGAAGCCAGGCCAGGTGCTCACCGTCTACCTGTCTCACTGA
- the rnhA gene encoding ribonuclease HI: MSDSVEIFTDGACKGNPGPGGWGALLVCKGVEKELWGGEANTTNNRMELMAAIRGLQELKRQCDVQLITDSQYVMKGITEWMVNWKKRGWKTAAKEPVKNADLWQQLDEQVSRHNVTWKWVRGHTGHHGNERADQLANRGVDDVRSQK, encoded by the coding sequence ATGAGCGATAGCGTAGAAATCTTTACCGACGGTGCCTGCAAGGGCAATCCTGGCCCGGGTGGCTGGGGCGCGCTGCTGGTGTGCAAGGGCGTCGAGAAGGAACTCTGGGGTGGCGAAGCCAACACCACCAACAACCGCATGGAACTCATGGCGGCAATCCGAGGGTTGCAGGAGCTCAAGCGTCAGTGCGACGTGCAACTGATCACCGACTCGCAATACGTGATGAAGGGCATCACCGAGTGGATGGTCAACTGGAAGAAGCGCGGCTGGAAGACCGCCGCCAAGGAGCCGGTGAAGAACGCCGACCTGTGGCAACAGCTCGATGAACAGGTGAGCCGGCATAACGTCACCTGGAAGTGGGTGCGTGGCCACACGGGGCATCATGGCAATGAACGTGCCGATCAGTTGGCCAACCGTGGCGTGGATGACGTTCGAAGCCAAAAGTAG
- a CDS encoding ABC transporter ATP-binding protein, whose amino-acid sequence MTSYPPLARTPLVYLRQMLSESGALRIGLMAAFTALGTLLESSTPLAFEHVINGLAGTDEAARATAIQWFIGLIALSGGAMVFFRLYQWVDIRASADLRAHVQKRQIAYLLNRSPASLQQRQSGALVEAIKRSSYNCVTLIQLLTFDVVNMLVVILNLSLILYIADSTYALMIAAWLVIYMLGTTFFAFHCLNLGRQQFIASGHSAGQIGDVLRNFETVFSYGAISRENAFLATGLDEERHRTRLLRRYVLLMRIFSSVAVFSLFAGMTALALGDVLSGERNVGAFALVFTATNILVMTVFDLSRNLITFYENLGSLDGALEFILQDDLAPASLVGNSAPPPQYPPVSGRIELSKVCFNYPGEPPLFENLDLVIDKGQRIGLVGPSGAGKTTLIRLILGQLSPNSGKILIDGVELGALDRQALSEKFAVVSQHVGLFNRSVRDNITYGAPEADDEAVLRAARMASADTFIARRALGLDTPAGENGDEFSGGERQRLSLARALLRPGNPVLILDEATSALDTASEQDIQAAIANAMSNRTVIAIAHRISTVSDMDRIIYLAGGRIVEQGSHAELLADQGCYADIWSRQSRYSMRIDA is encoded by the coding sequence ATGACCTCTTACCCGCCACTCGCGCGCACACCGCTCGTCTACTTACGGCAGATGCTGAGTGAAAGCGGGGCATTGCGCATTGGCTTGATGGCTGCATTCACAGCCTTGGGTACCCTGCTGGAGAGTTCCACTCCCTTGGCGTTCGAGCACGTGATCAATGGCCTGGCGGGAACCGACGAAGCCGCACGCGCCACTGCCATTCAATGGTTCATCGGGCTGATCGCCTTGAGTGGCGGGGCCATGGTGTTCTTCAGGCTCTATCAATGGGTCGACATCAGGGCGAGCGCAGACCTGCGCGCGCACGTCCAGAAACGACAAATCGCCTATTTGCTGAATCGCTCTCCCGCCTCGCTGCAACAGCGTCAGAGCGGTGCCTTGGTGGAGGCGATAAAACGCTCAAGTTACAACTGCGTTACATTGATTCAGCTGCTGACTTTCGATGTCGTCAACATGTTAGTGGTGATACTTAATCTCAGCCTGATCCTTTATATAGCCGATAGCACTTATGCCTTGATGATTGCAGCCTGGCTTGTTATCTACATGCTCGGCACGACCTTCTTTGCCTTTCATTGTTTAAATCTGGGCCGCCAGCAATTCATCGCTTCGGGCCACTCCGCGGGACAGATTGGCGATGTATTGAGAAACTTTGAAACCGTGTTCTCCTATGGCGCGATTAGCCGTGAAAACGCTTTCCTGGCGACCGGGCTGGACGAGGAGCGGCACAGGACCCGCCTGCTACGGCGCTACGTCCTGCTGATGCGCATATTCTCCAGCGTCGCGGTCTTCAGCCTGTTCGCCGGAATGACCGCCCTGGCACTTGGCGATGTGCTGAGCGGCGAACGCAACGTGGGAGCCTTCGCCCTGGTCTTCACCGCCACCAACATACTGGTGATGACCGTTTTCGACCTGTCACGCAACTTGATCACCTTCTACGAAAACCTGGGGTCGCTCGACGGTGCGCTCGAGTTCATTCTCCAGGACGATCTGGCACCTGCCTCCCTGGTCGGGAACAGCGCACCGCCCCCCCAATACCCGCCGGTATCCGGCCGGATCGAGTTGAGCAAGGTCTGCTTCAACTATCCCGGAGAGCCACCCTTGTTCGAGAACCTGGACCTGGTCATCGATAAAGGGCAGAGAATTGGCCTGGTCGGTCCTTCCGGGGCAGGCAAGACCACCCTGATTCGCTTGATACTCGGCCAACTGTCTCCCAACAGCGGCAAGATCTTGATCGATGGTGTCGAGTTGGGCGCGCTTGATCGACAAGCCCTCAGTGAAAAATTCGCGGTGGTCAGCCAACACGTCGGCCTATTCAATCGCAGCGTGCGGGACAACATTACCTACGGGGCGCCAGAAGCCGATGACGAAGCCGTGCTGCGCGCGGCCCGAATGGCATCGGCAGACACCTTCATCGCGCGTCGGGCCCTGGGGCTCGATACGCCGGCCGGGGAAAACGGCGACGAGTTTTCCGGAGGCGAACGCCAGCGCCTGAGCCTGGCCCGCGCCCTGTTGAGACCTGGCAATCCGGTGCTGATCCTGGACGAGGCCACCAGTGCCCTGGACACCGCGTCGGAACAGGATATCCAGGCCGCCATCGCCAATGCCATGAGCAACCGTACCGTCATCGCGATCGCTCATCGGATCTCCACCGTCAGCGACATGGATCGGATCATCTACCTGGCAGGAGGCCGTATCGTGGAACAGGGAAGCCATGCCGAGCTGCTGGCCGACCAGGGCTGCTATGCGGACATCTGGAGCAGGCAGAGCCGATACTCCATGCGTATCGACGCCTGA